The following proteins are co-located in the Synechococcus sp. PROS-U-1 genome:
- a CDS encoding allophycocyanin subunit beta, with protein sequence MRDAISGLIGRYDQLGRYFDRSAIDSINAYLDESTMRIQAVELINGSATEIVREASQRLFRDEPDLLLPGGNAYTTRRLAACLRDMDYFLRYASYALVAGDSTILNERVLNGLDDTYKSLGVPTGPTVRSIVLLGEVVAEMLLANGAASEQLSTVLQPFDHLAKGLGETNVRQR encoded by the coding sequence ATGCGCGATGCAATCAGCGGTCTGATCGGTCGCTATGACCAGCTGGGTCGTTATTTCGATCGTTCAGCGATCGACAGCATCAATGCGTATCTGGATGAATCCACGATGCGGATTCAGGCCGTTGAGCTGATCAACGGTTCAGCCACCGAGATCGTGCGTGAGGCCAGTCAGCGCCTGTTCCGGGACGAACCCGATCTTCTGCTGCCTGGAGGCAACGCTTACACCACCCGTCGGCTCGCCGCCTGCCTGCGGGACATGGATTACTTCCTCCGCTACGCCAGCTACGCCCTGGTCGCAGGGGACAGCACGATCCTCAATGAGCGTGTTCTCAACGGCCTCGACGACACTTACAAGAGTCTCGGGGTTCCTACCGGCCCCACGGTCCGCAGCATCGTCTTGCTGGGTGAAGTCGTTGCCGAGATGCTTCTCGCCAACGGTGCGGCATCCGAGCAGCTCTCCACCGTTCTTCAGCCGTTCGATCACCTGGCCAAGGGTCTGGGAGAAACCAACGTGCGCCAACGCTGA
- a CDS encoding alanine--glyoxylate aminotransferase family protein — protein sequence MIRALATTNSLLPVDDRHRKAFAPIGTPDRLLLGPGPSNAHPTVLKALSRTPIGHLDPLYVELMGEVQELLRYAWQTDNRLTLPMSGTGSAAMEATLANTVEPGDTVLVAVKGYFGMRLADMAGRYRAEVKTIEKPWGEWFSLDELEAALIKHKPAILAMVHAETSTGVCQPMDGIGDLCRKHDCLLLLDTVTSLGGVPLYIDEWKVDLAYSCSQKGLSCPPGLGPFTMGPRAEAKMTARQGKVPNWYLDVSLLNQYWGSDRVYHHTAPVNMNFGMREALRLLAEEGLDQAWARHRSNAELLWSGLESLGLSMHVPADRRLPTLTTVRIPEGVDGKAFSQHLLNNHGIEVGGGLGTLAGKIWRIGLMGYNSTPENVNRLLNLFETELPRFSGSVAAAA from the coding sequence ATGATCAGGGCTTTGGCGACGACGAACTCTCTTCTTCCTGTTGACGATCGTCACCGCAAAGCTTTTGCACCGATCGGAACACCTGATCGACTTCTTCTCGGACCAGGCCCGTCGAACGCGCACCCAACAGTTCTGAAGGCTCTGTCGCGAACCCCAATCGGTCACCTCGATCCGCTTTACGTGGAGCTGATGGGTGAGGTGCAGGAACTGCTGCGCTACGCCTGGCAAACGGATAATCGCCTCACGCTGCCGATGAGTGGCACCGGAAGTGCCGCCATGGAGGCAACCCTGGCCAACACGGTTGAGCCTGGAGACACCGTTCTGGTAGCGGTGAAGGGATACTTCGGCATGAGGCTGGCCGATATGGCGGGCCGTTACCGCGCTGAGGTCAAAACCATTGAGAAGCCATGGGGAGAGTGGTTTTCTCTTGATGAACTCGAGGCGGCCCTGATCAAGCACAAGCCCGCCATCCTGGCGATGGTTCATGCAGAAACATCCACGGGTGTTTGCCAACCGATGGACGGCATCGGTGACCTCTGCCGCAAGCATGATTGCCTGCTGCTGCTCGACACCGTCACCTCCCTGGGGGGGGTTCCTCTGTATATCGATGAGTGGAAGGTTGACCTCGCTTACAGCTGCAGCCAGAAGGGGCTGAGCTGCCCTCCGGGCCTTGGACCGTTCACGATGGGTCCTCGTGCTGAAGCCAAGATGACGGCCCGTCAGGGCAAGGTTCCGAACTGGTACCTCGATGTCTCTCTTCTGAATCAGTACTGGGGCAGTGATCGGGTGTATCACCACACGGCCCCTGTGAACATGAACTTCGGCATGCGCGAGGCATTGCGCCTGTTGGCAGAGGAAGGGCTGGATCAGGCCTGGGCGCGTCACCGCAGCAATGCGGAATTGCTCTGGAGCGGTCTGGAAAGTCTGGGGCTGTCGATGCATGTGCCGGCCGACCGTCGACTGCCGACCCTCACCACGGTTCGTATTCCTGAAGGTGTGGATGGCAAGGCCTTCAGTCAGCACCTGCTGAACAACCACGGAATCGAGGTTGGTGGTGGTCTCGGCACGCTTGCCGGAAAAATCTGGCGAATCGGGCTGATGGGTTACAACTCCACTCCAGAGAATGTGAATCGTCTGCTCAACCTGTTCGAAACAGAGCTGCCTCGCTTCAGCGGTTCCGTCGCCGCCGCTGCCTGA
- a CDS encoding nucleoside deaminase, whose amino-acid sequence MVLKEQRVTAVDQRDDFTRWMDVLLQRAEATGAEGEVPVAAVILDGQRRAIGHGRNRRQTHMDPLGHAELVALRQAALVQGDWRFNHCTLIVTLEPCPMCAGALVQARMGTVVYGAMDPKRGGLGGSLDLSTHASAHHQMKVIRGVREPEARGQLERWFRQRRRRNR is encoded by the coding sequence ATGGTGCTCAAAGAACAGCGTGTAACGGCGGTGGATCAGCGGGATGACTTCACTCGCTGGATGGACGTTCTGCTCCAGCGGGCCGAGGCAACTGGAGCGGAAGGAGAAGTGCCGGTCGCCGCGGTGATTCTTGATGGGCAGAGGAGAGCCATTGGACATGGACGCAACCGACGCCAGACCCATATGGACCCCCTCGGACATGCCGAACTGGTGGCGTTGCGACAGGCAGCTCTGGTGCAGGGCGATTGGAGATTCAATCACTGCACCCTGATCGTCACCCTCGAACCCTGCCCCATGTGTGCGGGGGCCTTGGTGCAGGCCCGGATGGGAACGGTGGTCTATGGCGCGATGGACCCTAAGCGCGGTGGCCTGGGGGGGAGCCTTGACCTCTCAACCCATGCCAGTGCCCACCACCAGATGAAGGTGATTCGCGGTGTGCGAGAACCGGAGGCTAGAGGGCAGCTGGAACGCTGGTTCAGGCAGCGGCGGCGACGGAACCGCTGA
- a CDS encoding aminotransferase class V-fold PLP-dependent enzyme, translated as MQACSESQHPSDRLAPFAIPSAADPVLRDFLHRSSDLLCRWIGSAERTGPLPLMRPLPDVAPGLEGAGVESLLNDLQQVMDGAYQPSHPGALAHLDPPPLTASIAAELVCAGLNNNLLAEELSPGLTGLEHDLCRWFCHRIGLPEGSGGVLASGGTLSNLMALVAARAALGSMQRDPVLLCSQDAHVSINKAARVMGLSKDALQALPVAPGGGLCLEALAERLTTLQAQGRSCLAVVATAGTTVRGAIDPMPDLASLCRDARVWFHVDAAIGGVFALSASHAPLMRGIELADSITLNPQKLLGITKASSLLLLRDRTHLRKAFSTGLPYMQAPTALDHGGEIGLQGTRPAEILKLWLGLRQLGEAGIEATLSGALQRRATFAAQLDPDKFTLLSGDLHLLAFQAKQGGIDAADRWSEETLQMLLSNGYMLSRPFYSDRFCLKAVFGNPHTRAQHLSDLSDRLNASLV; from the coding sequence TTGCAAGCCTGCTCCGAGTCTCAGCACCCATCGGATCGGCTTGCTCCGTTCGCCATCCCTTCGGCTGCAGACCCAGTGCTGAGGGACTTCTTGCACCGCAGTTCGGATCTGCTCTGCCGTTGGATCGGCTCCGCTGAACGAACCGGCCCGCTGCCCCTGATGCGCCCCTTGCCTGACGTGGCCCCCGGCCTCGAGGGAGCTGGTGTCGAGTCACTTCTCAATGATCTGCAGCAAGTGATGGATGGGGCTTATCAGCCGTCTCATCCCGGTGCTCTGGCCCATCTTGATCCTCCCCCTCTTACCGCCTCCATCGCGGCGGAGTTGGTTTGCGCAGGGTTAAACAACAACCTCTTGGCAGAGGAACTGTCTCCTGGGCTGACTGGCCTGGAACATGACCTGTGCCGTTGGTTTTGCCACAGGATCGGCTTGCCGGAGGGATCTGGCGGCGTTCTGGCCAGTGGTGGAACCCTGAGCAATCTCATGGCACTGGTCGCAGCAAGGGCGGCCTTGGGTTCGATGCAGCGGGACCCCGTGCTCCTCTGCAGCCAAGACGCCCACGTCTCGATCAACAAGGCGGCCAGGGTGATGGGTCTGTCGAAAGACGCTCTTCAGGCGCTTCCCGTGGCCCCAGGCGGTGGCCTTTGCCTCGAGGCTTTGGCTGAGCGTTTGACAACACTGCAAGCTCAAGGGCGTTCCTGTCTGGCGGTGGTCGCCACCGCTGGAACAACGGTGCGCGGTGCTATCGATCCCATGCCGGATCTGGCATCACTCTGTCGTGATGCACGTGTTTGGTTCCATGTGGACGCAGCTATTGGCGGTGTATTCGCGCTGAGTGCCAGTCATGCACCCCTCATGAGGGGCATTGAACTGGCGGATTCCATCACGCTGAATCCGCAGAAACTGCTGGGTATCACCAAGGCTTCATCGCTGCTTTTGTTGCGGGATCGCACCCACCTCCGTAAGGCCTTCTCAACAGGATTGCCCTACATGCAGGCGCCCACTGCATTGGACCACGGCGGGGAGATCGGCCTCCAGGGCACCCGACCTGCTGAGATTCTGAAGCTGTGGCTGGGTTTGCGCCAGTTGGGAGAGGCTGGTATCGAGGCCACGCTCAGCGGAGCATTGCAACGGCGAGCGACCTTCGCCGCTCAGTTGGATCCAGACAAATTCACGCTGTTGTCGGGTGATCTTCACCTGCTGGCGTTCCAGGCCAAGCAGGGGGGCATTGACGCCGCGGATCGTTGGAGTGAGGAGACCCTCCAGATGCTGCTTTCCAACGGGTACATGTTGTCGAGACCGTTTTACAGCGACCGTTTCTGTCTCAAGGCTGTCTTTGGTAATCCGCACACCAGGGCTCAGCACCTCAGCGACTTGTCCGATCGACTGAATGCATCGCTGGTGTAG
- a CDS encoding YcjF family protein, which translates to MKRQTKLLIGLGVAFVALVLIGVAVQTIRSLLWDLSYFLPPWLLTPVLLLGLVLVSTVVVQVGWPIWKRWRSHPPQRQNQPSSAPQNRRDAATTSLGHVDRLIERIQDDISRQSLQGERDRVADELKRGDLVVVVFGTGSSGKTSLIRALLKEMVGEVGAPMGVTKTSRVYRLRLKGLERGLQLVDTPGILEAGEEGLSREETARRRAVRADLLIVVVDGDLRASEFAVVQSLAGLGKRLLLVLNKRDLRGVEEEKRLLQVLRSRCQGRLTAADVVACSASPQSIPRPGRQPLQPMPDVSDLLQRLAGVLHAEGEELIADNILLQCRSLDSRGRDLLNDQRSREAKRCIDRYSWMGAGIVAANPLPGVDLLSTAAVNAQMILEMAKIYGVEMSRDRAKDLAMSLGQTLGKLGIVKGAMSLLGTSLSLSLPTLVLGQVLQGVVTAWLTRIAGSSFMRYFEQDQDWGDGGMQTVVQQAFELNRRELSLQRFLTSAMRQVVEPLQQSSAGRLPPRPVPQQEGEASAHGHPEP; encoded by the coding sequence ATGAAACGCCAAACCAAATTGCTGATTGGTCTCGGGGTTGCCTTTGTGGCCTTGGTGCTGATCGGTGTTGCCGTTCAGACCATCCGCAGCCTGCTGTGGGATCTGAGTTACTTCCTGCCTCCCTGGCTGCTCACGCCGGTTCTGCTCTTGGGACTGGTGCTGGTGTCCACCGTGGTGGTGCAAGTTGGCTGGCCGATTTGGAAACGCTGGAGGTCACACCCACCCCAGCGCCAGAATCAGCCAAGCTCCGCTCCCCAAAACCGCCGGGACGCCGCAACCACCAGCCTGGGCCACGTGGATCGTTTGATCGAACGCATCCAGGACGACATCAGCCGCCAGAGCTTGCAGGGCGAACGCGATCGCGTCGCGGATGAACTGAAGCGAGGGGATCTGGTGGTTGTTGTTTTTGGCACCGGTTCCAGCGGCAAGACATCACTCATCCGTGCTCTTCTCAAGGAGATGGTTGGCGAAGTGGGTGCACCGATGGGCGTCACCAAAACCAGCCGCGTCTACCGCTTGCGCCTGAAAGGTTTGGAGCGTGGTCTGCAGCTCGTGGACACCCCGGGAATTCTTGAAGCGGGAGAGGAAGGCCTAAGCCGGGAGGAAACGGCGCGGCGCCGGGCGGTTCGCGCCGACCTGTTGATCGTTGTGGTTGACGGGGATCTAAGAGCCTCGGAATTCGCGGTTGTGCAATCCCTGGCCGGCCTCGGCAAGCGGCTTCTGTTGGTGTTGAACAAGCGGGATTTGCGGGGAGTTGAGGAGGAAAAACGTCTCCTGCAGGTGCTGCGTTCGCGTTGCCAGGGTCGTCTCACCGCTGCCGATGTAGTGGCCTGCAGTGCATCTCCTCAATCCATTCCTCGACCCGGGCGTCAACCCCTACAGCCGATGCCTGACGTCAGTGACCTGTTGCAGCGCCTCGCCGGTGTGCTTCACGCTGAGGGCGAGGAACTCATTGCTGACAACATTCTTCTCCAGTGTCGTTCCCTCGACAGCCGCGGGCGCGATCTGTTGAACGACCAGCGTTCTCGGGAAGCCAAACGCTGCATTGACCGCTACAGCTGGATGGGCGCTGGGATCGTGGCAGCCAACCCACTGCCAGGGGTGGATCTGTTGAGTACTGCGGCGGTGAATGCCCAGATGATTCTCGAAATGGCGAAGATCTATGGGGTCGAGATGTCCCGGGATCGCGCCAAGGACTTGGCGATGTCCTTAGGGCAAACCCTGGGAAAGCTGGGCATCGTTAAAGGAGCGATGAGCCTTCTGGGCACCAGCCTGAGCCTGAGCTTGCCCACATTGGTGCTTGGTCAGGTGCTCCAGGGTGTGGTGACCGCGTGGCTGACCCGAATCGCTGGCAGCAGCTTCATGCGGTACTTCGAGCAGGACCAAGACTGGGGCGACGGAGGGATGCAGACCGTCGTGCAACAGGCCTTTGAACTCAACCGGCGGGAACTGTCACTTCAGCGATTTTTAACCAGTGCAATGCGGCAAGTGGTTGAGCCGCTTCAGCAGTCGTCAGCGGGGCGACTTCCCCCCCGCCCAGTGCCTCAGCAGGAGGGGGAAGCATCGGCCCACGGGCATCCAGAACCGTAA
- the lspA gene encoding signal peptidase II, with protein sequence MNRKLPRRSTLLIALVIVVVDQVSKALASSALKGGHNVAFLPHLLSLQLVHNTGAAFSVLQNSTALLGLLSLGVGIALILWIWRQRVLPFWQALASAALLGGTLGNGLDRWRLGYVVDFLALEPIDFPIFNGADIAINCAVLCFAIDLWTRRGDTSHG encoded by the coding sequence ATGAACAGGAAGCTGCCGCGTCGATCCACCCTGCTGATTGCTCTGGTCATCGTCGTGGTGGATCAGGTCAGTAAGGCATTGGCGTCCAGCGCTTTGAAGGGTGGCCACAACGTTGCCTTTCTGCCGCACCTGCTCTCCCTGCAGTTGGTCCACAACACCGGAGCCGCCTTCAGCGTCCTTCAGAACTCCACAGCTCTGCTTGGTCTGCTCAGCTTGGGGGTCGGCATCGCTCTGATCCTGTGGATCTGGCGTCAACGGGTCCTGCCGTTCTGGCAGGCGCTCGCCTCAGCGGCGCTCCTTGGCGGGACCTTGGGCAACGGTCTCGATCGCTGGCGCCTGGGTTATGTGGTCGATTTTCTGGCGCTCGAACCGATCGACTTCCCGATCTTCAACGGGGCGGATATCGCCATCAATTGCGCTGTGCTCTGCTTCGCCATCGATCTGTGGACCCGCCGAGGTGACACCAGCCATGGCTAA
- a CDS encoding biotin transporter BioY: MRALASWCGALVGLLAILIGGLVPAALFLPAPEPIVLPLPVTWQVPALFLCAMVSGPRAGVMAAVGYLTLGLFSLPVFHGGGGLSYVLEPGFGYLAGFVPAAWLTGRLAQQAGMDDLPRQSLSALAGLLVLQVCGLLNLAIGAVLGRWSIGFLELLMQFSIGPLPAQMLLCIGAGVLSVALRRLLIIEP; encoded by the coding sequence GTGAGGGCTCTCGCCTCCTGGTGTGGTGCCCTGGTGGGTCTGTTGGCCATCCTTATCGGTGGTCTGGTGCCGGCCGCGTTGTTTCTGCCCGCACCCGAACCGATTGTTCTACCCCTGCCCGTGACCTGGCAGGTGCCGGCCCTTTTCCTCTGCGCCATGGTCAGCGGCCCGCGCGCCGGTGTCATGGCTGCCGTGGGCTATCTGACCCTGGGACTGTTCAGCCTGCCGGTGTTCCATGGCGGTGGCGGACTGAGCTATGTACTGGAACCGGGATTCGGCTACCTGGCGGGGTTTGTTCCAGCCGCCTGGCTCACCGGACGCCTGGCACAGCAGGCCGGCATGGATGACCTCCCCAGACAGTCGCTGTCTGCCCTTGCGGGACTCCTTGTTCTTCAGGTCTGCGGTCTTCTCAATCTCGCCATTGGAGCCGTCCTGGGGCGATGGTCGATTGGATTCTTGGAGCTCCTGATGCAGTTTTCCATCGGCCCGCTGCCAGCTCAGATGCTGCTCTGCATCGGTGCAGGAGTGCTCTCGGTTGCCTTGCGTCGGCTGTTGATCATCGAGCCATGA
- a CDS encoding DUF3148 domain-containing protein produces the protein MTVSIGDRLRLKQQLPYLKSADPMPMLRPPDLVAAGEVGEVVALHPMDTVAVRFRRGTFLIALDRLDLIDAEDAEDSD, from the coding sequence ATGACGGTATCGATTGGCGACCGGCTGCGCCTGAAGCAGCAACTTCCCTACCTCAAGTCGGCCGATCCGATGCCGATGTTGCGGCCGCCGGATCTGGTGGCTGCCGGCGAAGTGGGTGAGGTGGTTGCCCTCCACCCGATGGACACAGTCGCCGTTCGGTTCCGTCGGGGAACGTTTTTGATCGCGCTCGATCGGCTGGACCTGATTGATGCCGAAGATGCCGAGGATTCGGACTAA
- a CDS encoding pitrilysin family protein: protein MSNPELLVEPVSTPGILAAKLLLPVGSADDPVGARGGHDLLASLLSRGCGRLNNLELADLVEGCGAGLRCDAQEDAVILSLRCTVEDAEHLLPLLAQMVRAPHLEPDQVALERSLTIQALQRQREDPFHCATTGWRQLTYGSGGYGHDPMGIAEELVELDRTALLPLAQRLPEASSVLALAGSIPPQIIDKFRSLEDFRDWPRGKARDPASRFPYAKGVGSETIQLEPMDTEQVVLMLGQATLGHGHPDELALRLLQCHLGVGMSSLLFQRLREDHGVAYDVAAHFPALAGPAPFVLMASSVEERAELALDLLLTIWDELREQHLSETALELARAKYIGQLAQGLQTCSQRAERRVQLKAQGLPDDHDQRCVDALAGVTPSDVREAAARWLSNPRLSLCGTSGALKQLERRWNRRAAG from the coding sequence ATGAGCAACCCCGAACTGCTCGTCGAACCGGTCTCAACTCCAGGGATTCTGGCCGCGAAACTGCTGCTTCCAGTCGGCAGCGCAGACGACCCTGTCGGAGCCCGGGGGGGCCATGACCTGCTGGCGTCCCTGCTCAGCCGGGGCTGCGGACGACTCAACAATCTGGAGCTGGCTGACCTTGTGGAGGGATGCGGCGCGGGTCTGCGCTGTGATGCCCAGGAGGACGCCGTGATCCTGAGCCTGCGCTGCACGGTTGAAGACGCCGAGCATCTCTTGCCACTGCTGGCGCAGATGGTGCGAGCACCCCACCTTGAACCGGATCAGGTGGCCCTAGAACGTTCGCTCACGATTCAGGCCCTGCAGCGGCAGCGGGAAGACCCGTTCCATTGCGCCACCACAGGCTGGAGGCAGCTGACATACGGCAGCGGTGGCTATGGCCATGACCCCATGGGCATCGCTGAAGAGCTTGTCGAGCTGGATCGAACGGCGCTGCTTCCACTGGCCCAGCGGCTGCCAGAAGCATCAAGTGTTCTCGCCCTGGCAGGCAGCATCCCGCCACAAATCATCGACAAGTTCCGTTCGCTTGAAGACTTCCGCGACTGGCCGAGGGGCAAAGCCAGAGATCCCGCAAGCCGTTTCCCTTACGCCAAAGGAGTCGGCAGCGAAACAATTCAGCTTGAACCGATGGACACGGAACAAGTGGTTCTGATGCTGGGTCAGGCGACGCTGGGGCATGGCCATCCGGATGAACTGGCCTTACGGCTGTTGCAGTGCCATCTGGGAGTCGGGATGTCGAGCCTGCTGTTCCAGCGTTTGCGTGAGGACCATGGCGTGGCCTACGACGTGGCAGCACACTTCCCTGCCCTGGCAGGTCCCGCTCCGTTTGTTCTGATGGCCTCCAGCGTCGAGGAACGGGCGGAGCTCGCCCTGGACTTGCTGCTGACGATCTGGGACGAGCTACGGGAGCAACACCTCAGTGAGACAGCGCTTGAGCTCGCACGAGCCAAGTACATCGGCCAACTCGCCCAGGGGCTGCAGACCTGTTCCCAACGGGCTGAACGGCGCGTTCAACTGAAGGCGCAGGGGCTTCCCGATGATCATGACCAGAGATGTGTTGACGCCCTCGCGGGAGTGACACCGTCCGATGTCCGCGAGGCAGCAGCGCGCTGGCTCAGCAACCCACGGCTCAGCCTGTGCGGAACCTCCGGAGCACTGAAGCAGCTCGAACGGCGCTGGAATCGCCGGGCAGCTGGTTAG
- a CDS encoding pitrilysin family protein — translation MELCHAVLNLPFSGPPLDHWTLPNGVRCVTADMPDAPLTCLDLWCRAGSASEQTGEEGMAHFLEHMVFKGSERLAAGAFDEAIEALGGSSNAATGFDDVHFHVLTPPDRAREALDLLLELVLQPSLDPGGFSTERGVVLEEIAQYADQPNEQVLQLLLSKGCEQHPYGRPILGTPRSLEAMTPAAMQAFHRRQYRGSNCCLAVAGPASAELRTAVGSSALAGLVDAPDPSSPPPSLSVRPGRHRVAVDRLESARLLMLWEAPQAHDQGGVMAADLATTLLGEGRRSRLVNHLREDLQIVESVSMDLSVLEQGSLITLEVICPDEHLEAVEHEVNRQLRTMTQELVTDQELKRGQQLVSNGLRYALESTGQVSGLCASQSLWDRQQDLLQPLAFLSPWTAERLRSDLFSKLQPEQACVLTAQAKTENE, via the coding sequence ATGGAACTTTGCCACGCAGTTCTGAACCTTCCGTTCTCCGGTCCCCCTCTGGACCATTGGACCCTCCCCAACGGAGTGCGCTGCGTGACGGCAGACATGCCGGATGCACCCCTGACCTGTCTCGATCTCTGGTGCCGCGCAGGCAGTGCCAGTGAGCAGACAGGGGAAGAGGGAATGGCCCATTTCCTTGAGCACATGGTGTTCAAGGGAAGTGAGCGGCTGGCCGCAGGGGCCTTCGATGAAGCGATCGAGGCTCTTGGTGGCAGCAGCAATGCAGCCACTGGATTTGATGACGTCCACTTCCATGTGCTGACACCACCGGATCGAGCCCGCGAAGCGTTGGACCTGTTGCTGGAACTTGTGCTGCAGCCAAGCCTTGATCCAGGCGGGTTCAGCACAGAACGGGGTGTGGTGCTGGAGGAGATCGCGCAATACGCCGATCAACCAAACGAGCAAGTGCTGCAACTGCTGCTCAGCAAAGGCTGTGAGCAACACCCGTACGGCCGACCCATTCTTGGAACGCCCCGCAGCCTGGAGGCCATGACTCCCGCTGCCATGCAGGCGTTTCACAGACGGCAATACCGCGGTTCCAACTGCTGCCTAGCGGTGGCCGGACCCGCATCCGCTGAGCTGCGCACCGCTGTGGGCTCCTCAGCTCTGGCCGGACTCGTGGATGCCCCGGATCCGTCATCACCGCCGCCCTCCCTGAGCGTGCGCCCCGGTCGCCACCGCGTTGCGGTGGATCGCCTTGAATCAGCCCGACTGCTGATGCTCTGGGAGGCGCCCCAGGCCCATGATCAGGGCGGGGTGATGGCGGCTGATCTCGCCACAACCCTGCTGGGGGAGGGCCGACGCAGTCGCCTCGTCAACCACCTGAGGGAGGACCTTCAGATTGTTGAAAGTGTGTCGATGGACCTCTCAGTTCTGGAACAGGGCAGCCTGATCACCCTGGAAGTGATCTGCCCAGACGAGCACCTCGAGGCTGTTGAACACGAGGTCAACCGGCAACTGCGCACCATGACGCAGGAGCTCGTCACCGATCAGGAACTGAAGCGGGGGCAGCAACTGGTGAGCAATGGGCTTCGCTATGCCTTGGAATCGACGGGTCAGGTGTCAGGACTCTGTGCCAGCCAGAGCCTCTGGGACCGTCAGCAGGATCTGTTGCAACCCCTGGCGTTCCTCTCGCCATGGACGGCAGAGCGGCTGCGCTCGGACCTGTTTTCAAAGCTTCAACCCGAACAAGCTTGCGTGCTGACCGCCCAAGCCAAGACGGAAAACGAATGA
- a CDS encoding phycocyanobilin:ferredoxin oxidoreductase — protein sequence MQPKPLAQPPGQHPLVHALAASIRSAWKGLPGLEALPCDDDLRLVTGQLDGEGLTIGNELFRCVGLRKLHLEVARLGNGLQILHSVWFPDPRYELPIFGADVVAGPAGISAAIVDLSPTSDVLPERLLNRLEEKPWPSFRQVRDLPAWGSAIFSSKVCFIRPDGVEEESAFQDLVSHYLQVMATSVIEATPEASTALTTVRRYEGQLNYCLQQKRNDKTRRVLEKAFDSAWADRYIDLLLFDNPPEP from the coding sequence ATGCAGCCCAAGCCGCTGGCGCAACCGCCAGGACAGCATCCCCTTGTGCATGCCTTGGCAGCGTCGATTCGTAGTGCCTGGAAGGGATTGCCAGGATTGGAAGCCCTCCCATGCGATGACGATCTGCGGTTGGTCACGGGGCAGCTTGATGGGGAAGGGCTAACGATCGGCAACGAGCTTTTTCGCTGCGTCGGCCTTCGCAAACTGCATTTGGAAGTCGCACGGCTCGGCAACGGACTTCAAATCCTTCACAGTGTCTGGTTCCCGGATCCCCGGTATGAGCTGCCAATTTTCGGGGCAGATGTTGTGGCCGGCCCGGCTGGCATCTCAGCCGCGATTGTTGATCTCTCACCAACCTCTGATGTCTTGCCAGAGCGGCTGCTGAATCGGCTTGAGGAGAAGCCATGGCCTTCGTTCCGTCAGGTCCGGGATTTACCGGCCTGGGGATCAGCCATCTTCTCCAGCAAGGTCTGCTTCATTCGACCGGATGGTGTGGAAGAGGAGTCGGCCTTTCAGGACCTGGTGAGCCACTACCTGCAGGTGATGGCGACAAGCGTGATCGAAGCGACTCCCGAAGCGTCGACTGCACTCACTACAGTTCGCCGATATGAAGGTCAGCTGAACTATTGCCTTCAGCAAAAACGCAACGACAAGACCCGGCGCGTCCTCGAGAAGGCCTTCGATTCGGCTTGGGCCGATCGCTACATCGATTTGCTGCTCTTCGACAATCCACCCGAACCGTGA